In Atribacteraceae bacterium, one DNA window encodes the following:
- a CDS encoding response regulator transcription factor gives MRKIRVLVVDDHTIVREGVCALLGLSPEMDVVGEASNGVEALEMVRKFKPDVVLMDIAMPLMDGLEATRRLAREFPETKVLALTQHDDREYVFQIIEAGARGFISKTVASSDLVMGIRSVSRGDSFLSPNVAKFLVDDFQREVVGRKSLDPYEQLTEREREILRLLAEGYTIPEIAEMLVLSPKTVEGHKTRLMGKLDLHNRTELVKYAVRKGIIII, from the coding sequence ATGCGAAAGATTAGAGTTTTAGTGGTTGATGACCATACCATTGTCCGTGAGGGAGTCTGCGCCCTGCTCGGTCTTTCGCCGGAAATGGACGTGGTGGGCGAGGCTTCCAATGGCGTTGAAGCGCTGGAGATGGTCAGGAAGTTCAAGCCCGACGTGGTGCTCATGGATATTGCCATGCCCCTGATGGATGGGCTGGAGGCAACGCGGCGGTTGGCCAGAGAATTTCCGGAGACGAAAGTCCTGGCACTGACACAGCACGACGACCGGGAATATGTCTTTCAGATTATTGAGGCGGGAGCGCGGGGTTTTATCAGCAAAACAGTGGCTTCATCGGATCTTGTTATGGGCATCCGTTCGGTTAGCCGCGGCGATTCTTTTTTATCTCCGAATGTAGCAAAATTTTTGGTGGATGATTTTCAGAGAGAGGTGGTCGGGAGGAAAAGCCTTGACCCCTATGAACAATTAACGGAAAGGGAGAGAGAAATTTTAAGGCTGCTGGCTGAGGGGTATACAATACCGGAAATCGCCGAAATGTTGGTGCTCAGTCCCAAAACTGTGGAGGGGCACAAGACCCGTCTGATGGGGAAACTGGATCTGCACAACCGGACCGAGCTGGTTAAGTATGCCGTACGCAAGGGGATTATCATTATTTAG